One Dictyoglomus thermophilum H-6-12 DNA window includes the following coding sequences:
- a CDS encoding M28 family metallopeptidase yields the protein MKKINRVIIFLSLIILLLSSVRSNVRGDYALMIIRELSSAEYKGRQAGTFENLEALKFIEGELKNLGLKDIFYQEFPVEVFYYDGAPEFLLKTEGRVLKRYEYRKDFRDRFSGNYKVEAVIKNNVREIKGAFYLVKDRYADRNMLLAHIYGAKGVILGLPEDRTELILQRSMFFLKEDMPVVYVTSEVFNEISNYMRSENKLRAYYRIGYVKEMAKAFNLYFFIPSSRKTKKTVVLTAHIDHVGDDYDGSYFPGANDNASGVGVVLEIAKEIFEKGNNYPYNFLFLITNGEEKGLLGSEYFVDYPPIPLEDIVLEVNFDCLGRGENLVISYNDYASKLVSKIKSINLNNNVYFAKDYYLNESDQYPFHVHEKPFLFFIRVEKDEKISDLHQKTDTVDKISKDVVSSTIDTFFKILRSLSYDSLN from the coding sequence ATGAAAAAGATTAATAGGGTAATAATATTTTTGAGCCTCATTATACTTTTGCTCTCCTCAGTAAGATCTAACGTTAGAGGAGATTATGCATTGATGATTATAAGAGAACTTTCCAGTGCAGAATACAAGGGAAGGCAAGCAGGAACCTTTGAAAATCTTGAGGCATTAAAATTTATTGAAGGAGAATTAAAAAATTTAGGTTTAAAAGATATATTCTATCAAGAGTTTCCTGTAGAGGTTTTTTATTATGATGGGGCTCCTGAATTTCTCTTAAAGACTGAAGGAAGGGTTTTGAAAAGATATGAGTATAGAAAAGATTTTAGAGATAGGTTTTCGGGAAATTACAAGGTAGAGGCAGTAATAAAAAACAATGTAAGGGAGATTAAGGGTGCTTTTTATCTTGTAAAAGATAGATATGCAGATAGAAATATGCTTTTAGCGCATATATATGGGGCAAAAGGAGTAATTTTAGGGCTTCCTGAGGATAGAACTGAATTGATATTACAAAGATCAATGTTCTTTTTAAAAGAAGATATGCCTGTAGTGTATGTAACTTCTGAGGTTTTTAATGAGATCTCAAATTATATGCGTTCTGAGAATAAATTAAGGGCTTATTATAGAATTGGATATGTAAAAGAGATGGCAAAAGCTTTTAATTTATATTTCTTTATTCCTTCTTCGAGAAAAACAAAGAAAACTGTAGTGCTTACTGCTCATATTGATCATGTTGGAGATGATTATGATGGTAGCTATTTTCCTGGGGCAAATGATAATGCTTCAGGGGTTGGTGTAGTTTTAGAAATTGCAAAGGAGATCTTTGAAAAGGGTAATAATTATCCTTATAATTTTTTATTTTTAATCACCAATGGTGAGGAGAAGGGACTTCTTGGTTCTGAATATTTTGTAGACTATCCTCCAATCCCTCTTGAAGATATAGTTTTAGAGGTGAATTTTGACTGTTTGGGAAGGGGAGAAAATCTGGTAATAAGTTATAATGATTATGCAAGTAAGTTGGTAAGTAAGATTAAATCAATTAATTTGAATAATAATGTGTATTTTGCGAAGGATTATTATCTTAATGAGTCAGATCAATATCCTTTTCATGTTCACGAAAAACCCTTTTTATTTTTCATAAGGGTAGAAAAAGATGAAAAAATTTCAGATCTGCACCAGAAGACTGATACTGTTGATAAGATTTCAAAGGATGTTGTTTCTTCCACTATAGATACGTTTTTTAAAATTTTAAGAAGTTTATCCTATGATTCTTTAAATTAG